A region from the Azospirillum fermentarium genome encodes:
- a CDS encoding SDR family NAD(P)-dependent oxidoreductase produces MDIQGQAAIVTGGGSGLGAATARALAAAGAKVAVFDINADAASAIAHEIGGIAVRCDVSDGPGAASAIAAAREAHGAARVLVNCAGIGTAKRILGRDGPQPLEDFDRVLRVNLLGSFNMLRLAAADMAALDPLADGERGVIVSTASVAAYEGQVGQAAYAASKGGIAALTLPAARELAQFGIRVMTIAPGLFLTPMMHTLPAEVQASLGASVPFPKRLGKPEEYAALALHCVQNAALNGEVIRLDGALRLPPR; encoded by the coding sequence ATGGATATCCAGGGACAGGCCGCCATCGTCACCGGCGGCGGTTCGGGGCTGGGGGCGGCCACGGCCCGCGCGCTGGCCGCCGCCGGGGCCAAGGTTGCCGTGTTCGACATCAACGCCGACGCGGCATCCGCCATCGCCCATGAGATCGGCGGCATCGCCGTGCGCTGCGACGTGTCGGACGGGCCGGGGGCGGCATCCGCCATCGCCGCGGCGCGGGAGGCGCACGGGGCCGCCCGCGTGCTGGTGAACTGCGCCGGCATCGGCACCGCCAAGCGCATTCTTGGCCGCGACGGCCCCCAGCCGCTGGAAGACTTCGACCGCGTGCTGCGGGTCAACCTGCTGGGCAGCTTCAACATGCTGCGGCTGGCGGCGGCGGACATGGCGGCTCTGGACCCGCTGGCCGACGGCGAGCGCGGCGTGATCGTCTCCACCGCTTCCGTCGCCGCCTATGAGGGGCAGGTGGGGCAGGCGGCCTACGCCGCGTCCAAGGGTGGGATCGCGGCTTTGACCCTGCCGGCGGCGCGCGAACTGGCGCAGTTCGGCATCCGCGTCATGACCATCGCGCCGGGGCTGTTCCTCACCCCCATGATGCACACCCTGCCCGCCGAGGTGCAGGCCAGCCTGGGCGCGTCGGTCCCGTTCCCCAAGCGGCTCGGCAAGCCCGAGGAATACGCCGCCCTGGCGCTTCATTGCGTCCAGAATGCGGCGTTGAACGGGGAGGTGATCCGGCTGGATGGAGCCTTGCGGTTGCCTCCCCGTTGA
- a CDS encoding universal stress protein: MSHTYPVRNILVHLDHGPRTPVRLGLAVALARRHGARLLGLFAEHGKAHSVGVVSVWPSDAYRAASAASRDAFATATEGLAGAEWRDANRGGAAEVIQGVTDAARHVDLAILGQEADDGTSLVPPGMVEQVIQHAGRPVLVVPYAGPVAVPFRRPLIAWNHSRESARALNDALPLMAGGEGATLAVFSRHPEEEQASTADCVRHLSCHGIPATVEILAADGIGMMDMLLNRAADEGADLLVMGAHAAGSGFPGLHRGGGGTRHILGHMTVPVLMSC, encoded by the coding sequence ATGTCGCACACCTATCCTGTCCGCAACATTCTGGTTCATCTCGACCACGGCCCCCGCACGCCGGTGCGGCTGGGGCTGGCGGTGGCTCTGGCCCGCCGCCACGGCGCCCGCCTGCTGGGCCTGTTCGCCGAGCACGGCAAGGCCCATTCGGTGGGGGTGGTGTCGGTGTGGCCGAGCGATGCCTACCGCGCCGCGTCCGCCGCCAGCCGCGATGCCTTCGCCACCGCCACCGAGGGGCTGGCGGGTGCCGAGTGGCGCGATGCCAACCGCGGCGGCGCGGCGGAGGTCATCCAGGGCGTCACCGACGCCGCCCGTCACGTGGATCTGGCGATTCTGGGGCAGGAGGCCGACGACGGCACCTCCCTGGTGCCGCCGGGCATGGTGGAGCAGGTGATCCAGCACGCCGGGCGCCCGGTGCTGGTGGTGCCCTATGCCGGGCCGGTGGCGGTGCCGTTCCGCCGCCCGCTGATCGCCTGGAACCACAGCCGCGAATCCGCCCGCGCGCTCAACGACGCCCTGCCGCTGATGGCGGGCGGGGAGGGCGCCACCCTGGCCGTCTTCAGCCGCCACCCGGAGGAGGAGCAGGCCAGCACCGCCGATTGCGTGCGTCACCTGTCCTGCCACGGCATCCCCGCCACGGTGGAGATCCTGGCCGCCGACGGCATCGGCATGATGGACATGCTGCTGAACCGTGCGGCGGACGAGGGGGCCGACCTCTTGGTGATGGGTGCGCACGCGGCGGGCAGCGGTTTCCCCGGCCTGCACCGCGGCGGCGGCGGCACCCGCCACATCCTGGGACACATGACGGTTCCGGTGCTGATGTCCTGCTGA
- a CDS encoding crotonase/enoyl-CoA hydratase family protein, producing the protein MTAGERMMEAVLPASLRAELRGDVAVLWLTRPEKRNALNDETILGIETFFAALPPEARAVVIAADGENFSAGLDLSEITERSTVEGVAHSMMWHRAFEKIEFGRVPVVSVLKGAVVGGGLELACATHVRVAERTAYYALPEGQRGIFVGGGASVRVPRLIGAARMADMMLTGRVHDAESGYALGLSQYLVEPGEGLPKALELAGRIAANAPITNFAVIHALPRIAEADPRQGFMMESLMAAVAQGSDDAKQRLRAFLEKRAKKVTEF; encoded by the coding sequence ATGACTGCCGGTGAACGGATGATGGAAGCGGTGCTGCCGGCTTCCCTGCGGGCGGAACTGCGGGGCGATGTGGCGGTCCTGTGGCTGACGCGGCCGGAAAAGCGCAACGCGCTCAACGATGAAACCATTCTGGGGATCGAGACCTTCTTCGCCGCCCTGCCGCCGGAAGCCCGCGCGGTGGTGATCGCGGCGGACGGCGAGAATTTCTCCGCCGGGCTTGACCTGTCGGAAATCACCGAACGCTCGACGGTGGAGGGCGTTGCCCACTCCATGATGTGGCACCGCGCGTTCGAGAAGATCGAATTCGGGCGCGTGCCGGTGGTGTCGGTGCTGAAAGGGGCGGTGGTCGGCGGCGGGCTGGAACTGGCCTGCGCCACCCATGTGCGGGTGGCCGAGCGCACCGCCTATTACGCCCTGCCCGAGGGGCAGCGGGGGATCTTCGTCGGCGGTGGTGCGTCGGTGCGGGTGCCGCGGCTGATCGGGGCGGCGCGGATGGCCGACATGATGCTGACGGGCCGGGTGCACGACGCCGAGAGCGGTTACGCGCTGGGGCTGTCGCAGTATCTGGTGGAGCCGGGCGAGGGGTTGCCGAAGGCGCTGGAGCTGGCCGGGCGCATCGCCGCCAACGCCCCCATCACCAACTTCGCCGTCATCCACGCCCTGCCGCGCATCGCCGAGGCCGACCCCCGCCAGGGCTTCATGATGGAATCGCTGATGGCCGCCGTGGCCCAGGGCAGCGACGACGCCAAGCAGCGGCTGCGCGCCTTCCTGGAGAAGCGGGCCAAGAAGGTGACCGAATTCTAA
- a CDS encoding feruloyl-CoA synthase yields the protein MTHPMRPARLGATAVSVDRRDDGTLLVRSAMELVPHPDKITLCLERWARERPDHLFLAQRTAEGGWRELTYADTLVRVRRIAQALIDRGLSPDRGIAILSGNDIEHALLGLAAQYAGIPYAPVSTAYSLVSSDYAKLRHVLGLVTPGLVFAADGLRFERALRAAVPAGVEVVTTTGIPEGLAVTPFAALEAAEPTAAVDAAHDAVGPDTVAKLLFTSGSTGMPKGVINTQRMLCCNQEMLRQIYAFLADETPVLVDWLPWNHTFGGNQNFNIALYNGGSYYIDDGKPVGDAIRPTVANLRDIGPTVYFNVPKGYEALVPHLRADADLRRTFFSRLKALFYAGAGLAPHIWESLEEMAIETCGEKVVFVTSLGSTETAPSAMICNRAVDRPGVVGVPAPGVTVKLVPTAGKLEFRLRGPNVTPGYWRQDDLTAKAFDDEGYYCMGDALRFVDPDDPGMGFIFDGRISEDFKLATGTWVSVSTLRADVQRHFAPLVSDVVITGHDRDDVAMLILPDIAACRDYCPDFARGLPDAEVVRHPEVRARFQERLDSLAAKGTGSSNRIARAIVMDDRPSLDAGEITDKGSLNQKIMLARRAPLIEALYAAEPGPDVLVAAVPARRERATA from the coding sequence ATGACGCATCCGATGCGCCCCGCGCGCCTCGGCGCCACGGCGGTGTCCGTGGACCGCCGGGACGACGGCACATTGCTGGTCCGCTCCGCCATGGAGCTGGTGCCCCACCCCGACAAGATCACCCTGTGCCTGGAACGTTGGGCGCGCGAACGCCCCGATCACCTGTTCCTGGCCCAGCGCACCGCCGAGGGCGGCTGGCGGGAGCTGACCTACGCCGACACGCTGGTGCGGGTGCGCCGCATCGCCCAGGCGCTGATCGACCGCGGCCTGTCGCCCGACCGCGGCATCGCCATCCTGTCGGGCAACGACATCGAACACGCCCTGCTGGGATTGGCGGCGCAATACGCCGGCATCCCCTATGCGCCGGTGTCCACCGCCTATTCCCTGGTCAGTTCCGATTACGCCAAGCTGCGCCACGTGCTGGGGCTGGTGACGCCGGGGCTGGTGTTCGCCGCCGACGGCCTGCGCTTTGAACGCGCGCTGCGCGCCGCGGTGCCGGCGGGGGTGGAGGTCGTCACCACCACCGGCATCCCCGAGGGTCTGGCCGTCACACCCTTCGCCGCCCTGGAGGCCGCCGAGCCGACCGCGGCGGTGGACGCCGCCCACGATGCGGTGGGGCCGGACACGGTGGCCAAGCTGCTGTTCACGTCCGGGTCCACCGGCATGCCCAAGGGGGTCATCAACACCCAGCGGATGCTGTGCTGCAATCAGGAAATGCTGCGGCAGATCTATGCCTTCCTGGCCGACGAGACGCCGGTGCTGGTGGACTGGCTGCCGTGGAACCACACCTTCGGCGGCAACCAGAATTTCAACATCGCGCTCTACAACGGCGGTTCCTACTACATCGACGACGGCAAGCCGGTGGGTGACGCCATCCGCCCCACCGTCGCCAACCTGCGCGACATCGGCCCCACCGTCTATTTCAACGTGCCCAAGGGGTACGAGGCGCTGGTCCCCCACCTGCGCGCCGACGCCGACCTGCGCCGTACCTTCTTCAGCCGGCTGAAGGCGCTGTTCTATGCCGGGGCCGGGCTGGCGCCGCACATCTGGGAAAGCCTGGAGGAGATGGCGATCGAGACCTGCGGGGAAAAGGTGGTGTTCGTCACCAGCCTCGGCTCCACCGAAACCGCGCCCTCGGCCATGATCTGCAACCGCGCGGTGGACCGCCCCGGCGTGGTCGGCGTGCCGGCGCCGGGGGTGACGGTCAAGCTGGTCCCCACCGCCGGCAAGCTGGAATTCCGTCTGCGCGGCCCCAACGTCACGCCCGGTTACTGGCGCCAGGACGACCTGACCGCCAAGGCGTTCGACGACGAGGGCTATTACTGCATGGGTGACGCCCTGCGCTTCGTCGATCCCGACGATCCCGGCATGGGCTTCATCTTCGACGGGCGCATTTCCGAAGATTTCAAGCTCGCCACCGGCACCTGGGTCAGCGTCAGCACCCTGCGTGCCGATGTGCAGCGGCACTTCGCCCCGCTGGTCAGCGATGTGGTCATCACCGGCCACGACCGCGACGACGTGGCGATGCTGATCCTGCCCGATATCGCCGCCTGCCGCGACTATTGCCCCGACTTCGCCCGCGGTCTGCCGGACGCCGAGGTGGTGCGCCACCCGGAGGTGCGCGCCCGCTTCCAGGAACGGCTGGACAGCTTGGCCGCCAAGGGCACGGGCAGTTCCAACCGCATCGCGCGCGCCATCGTCATGGACGACCGCCCGTCCCTGGACGCGGGTGAGATCACCGACAAGGGGTCGCTGAACCAGAAGATCATGCTGGCCCGCCGCGCCCCCCTGATCGAGGCGCTCTACGCCGCCGAACCGGGGCCGGACGTGCTGGTCGCCGCCGTCCCCGCCCGGCGCGAACGCGCCACCGCCTGA